One stretch of Daphnia pulicaria isolate SC F1-1A chromosome 6, SC_F0-13Bv2, whole genome shotgun sequence DNA includes these proteins:
- the LOC124344540 gene encoding uncharacterized protein LOC124344540 encodes MPPRRELTREEKDEKNRKAREKRSNEDPEAKEVRLAANRERAKIAREEKRRRLNPEEVQVAKNLNAKKAREERQAEAPDERALRQRLDAERKRVARANETQVEHEARLHDQRIRQQLLRQEQAEEENRARLLAEAERQAVFRQEEENRARLLAEAERQAVLRQEEENRARLLAEAERQADLRQDEQIRARLQAEAERQAALRQQEAAIILRAMNQRPACDRPRVVLANDAVAERPARQQHQARKRAADDTETAEEQRARLQAQALRKKYLRRDESEAERSARLKDQALRQKSLRNEESEAEKSSRLCEQALRQNSLRNEESEAEKSSRLREQALRQHSLRKEESEEEKWARQRAQAVRQKNLRNKELEVEKQARLEDKLLRQNAVRDRETEENRLSRLQDQSLRQDAFRDRETEENTFARLGDQSLRQESVRGRETGEERLERAIADRFLHQVNLFEETEEDTAERREQHTEVMTDYRATENEEETADRREEDRLRTELQREHQFEREREEEELRARNALQHAEIVPVETADHEAFLREMHLDRNRAGNRRTHRIACKDIVVEDRVHLLDIGDLTKICAECDAKHFEKEMPKDQKFQRCCGKGKVIIPPPKPCPQPLASLLQNQHPKSKQFMKQIRNYNSAHAFASLGANQSPPPNRGPYCYRIHGQIYHQITPLGPTPNPRYADLYFLDSAQATDYRANIQAMSGCCRILMEELDAMLREKNPYALVYKMMRQVLEEEYVQRQAANLPHYTVGMIITCDRRNVDQRRYNCPTAHEIAVVFKSSDGAPPSNRDIRGHLYIPVRGRRFIQINTQKPMCDPMCYPLLFPNGEDGWHAHMNYNTTSRRERDEAAAMAMIVDEDEEEQIDPLWPNPRVLIREEVAAADGNVEIENERNVEPEPAEADENDDQQPNRNRGPRSRVTQAEFYSSIMSIRGDFNIVLSGGALTQQYFVDSYVKTEGNRIDWLRKHQTELHVERYCGLMDYINNRAERENVEVGTIYILPSSFIGSPRAMKQNYQDAMAIVAKFGKPTFFLTFTCNPKWREITANIANYQTASDRPDMVARVFHLKKKELVDDIEKKQVLGFATAHIEVIEFQKRGLPHCHMLIWIDKRDAPLSPEDMDKTICAEIPDKSLHPRLYAAVMAHMIHGPCGAINKKSPCMDVEGCTKKFPKDFIAGTIINDNGYPTYRRRDTGVKHPLKRGNVVYEVDNRWVVPYNPWLLLKYDCHINLESCASLTSVKYIFKYVYKGHDSGNIETKKGTHQQVEGEDEPTFVWDEITTFLDTRYVSAPEAAWRINKFPLSNRSHVIFRLAVHLPLEQSVFFHPGNEEQAVANAALKETTLTAFFILNRDNEEARQYFYREIVNHFAFVKVGGRNFWKRRVQNLKIIGRLYTVSVRQIERFCLRLLLINVKGPTSFENLRTVNGVILPTFKAAAAALNLLEDDSVWERTLDDAAAFEMPERLRQLFVDICLFCNPTDALYLFERSLPQLMEDFIRNGHDAEIAKNLTLKFIQDKLLLNNQTMENLSLPVPDFQLIHRLIAAQLEENAEITMREKRRLGELMVSQLNEGQRAAFDQVMAAVNDTENAIPHQYFLDGPGGTGKTFLYNTLITVLQGQGKTVIAVASTGIASTLLIDGTTYHSQFKIYPPITEATRSKIEDGSFLAHLIRSAVLIISDEATMKTNHALSAFNFLFQKLHKNNLPHGGKVLLLGGDFRQCLPVVRHGNRVTVLEVTIRNNDTWPQFRQLRLTQNMRTVAGSQDYADWLIQLGNGTLPTHPKLNIPDMIEIPKEFFNYNRSLVEHVFGDPAQLLDPVVSQKICSRAILCPKNGDCLRINNQIIKDMPGTLHEYRSIDTIDSDDPEEISNYPTEVLNSFDVSGIPTHLLKMKVGAVIILLKNIDSRQGLCNGTRLIIRALRENLIVAEIAAGKNKGHIVYIPRMMMSPTDSDLPVILKRLQFPVLLAFAMTITKSQGQTFDRVGILLPEPVFSHGQLYVAFSRATSKDGVRVEIAESGKQGKLLKNHPTATEEEKKKVFTLNVVFKEVLL; translated from the exons AAAGGCTAGGGAAGAGCGTCAGGCAGAGGCACCTGACGAGAGAGCGTTGAGGCAGAGGTTAGATGCTGAGCGGAAGAGAGTCGCCCGTGCTAACGAGACTCAGGTTGAACATGAAGCTAGACTGCATGATCAGCGAATCCGTCAGCAACTCCTTCGACAGGAAcaagcggaagaagaaaatcgtgctcGACTGTTAGCCGAGGCGGAGCGGCAAGCAGTTTttcgtcaagaagaagaaaatcgtgcgcGACTGTTAGCCGAGGCGGAGCGGCAAGCAGTTCttcgtcaagaagaagaaaatcgtgcgcGACTGTTAGCCGAGGCGGAGCGGCAAGCAGATCTTCGTCAAGATGAACAAATTCGAGCTCGATTGCAAGCCGAGGCAGAGCGGCAAGCTGCTCTTCGTCAACAAGAAGCAGCAATTATTCTACGAGCGATGAATCAGAGACCTGCATGTGATCGCCCAAGAGTTGTTCTTGCTAATGATGCTGTGGCAGAGCGTCCAGCAagacaacaacatcaggcaAGAAAGAGAGCTGCTGACGACACCGAAACTGCTGAAGAACAACGAGCTAGGTTGCAAGCCCAGGCATTGCGGAAGAAATATCTGCGGAGAGATGAATCGGAAGCAGAGAGATCAGCAAGACTTAAAGATCAGGCATTGAGGCAAAAATCTCTGCGGAACGAGGAGTCTGAAGCAGAGAAATCTTCTAGACTTTGTGAACAGGCTTTGCGGCAAAATTCTCTGCGGAACGAGGAGTCTGAAGCAGAGAAATCTTCTAGACTTCGTGAACAGGCTTTGCGGCAACATTCTCTGCGGAAAGAGGAATCTGAGGAAGAAAAATGGGCTAGACAGCGAGCGCAGGCAGTACGGCAAAAAAATTTGCGAAATAAGGAACTCGAAGTAGAAAAGCAGGCACGACTTGAAGATAAGTTATTACGTCAAAATGCTGTTCGCGACAgagaaactgaagaaaatagGCTTTCTCGACTTCAAGATCAGTCATTACGACAGGATGCTTTTCGCGATAgagaaactgaagaaaatacTTTTGCTCGACTTGGCGATCAGTCGTTACGCCAAGAATCTGTACGTGGCAGAGAAACAGGTGAAGAAAGATTAGAGCGCGCTATCGCTGATAGATTCCTTCATCAAGTTAATCTCTTCGAAGAAACTGAGGAAGATACCGCAGAACGACGTGAGCAGCACACAGAAGTCATGACTGATTATAGAGCGACTGAAAATGAGGAAGAAACAGCTGATAGGCGTGAAGAGGATAGGTTGCGAACAGAGCTACAGCGAGAACATCAATTTGAACGAGAgcgagaagaggaagaactgcGAGCAAGAAATGCGCTTCAACACGCCGAAATTGTTCCCGTTGAAACCGCAGACCACGAAGCTTTTCTTCGTGAGATGCACCTTGATCGCAACCGTGCCGGAAATCGGCGAACGCATCGGATAGCTTGCAAAGACATTGTTGTAGAGGATCGGGTTCATTTGCTTGACATTGGAGATTTGACCAAGATTTGTGCTGAGTGTGAcgccaaacactttgaaaaagagaTGCCAAAAGATCAAAAATTCCAGCGATGCTGCGGAAAGGGAAAAGTGATTATTCCACCACCAAAGCCATGTCCGCAACCCTTGGCCAGTCTCTTGCAAAATCAGCATCCAAAGTccaagcaattcatgaagcaAATTCGAAACTACAACAGTGCTCACGCTTTTGCTTCGCTTGGAGCAAACCAATCTCCACCACCAAACCGAGGCCCCTACTGCTATAGAATTCATGGCCAGATTTACCATCAAATCACTCCGCTTGGTCCAACACCAAATCCCAGATATGCAGATCTGTATTTTTTGGACTCGGCGCAGGCCACTGATTATAGGGCAAATATCCAGGCAATGTCGGGTTGTTGTAGAATATTGATGGAAGAATTGGACGCTATGCTTCGAGAGAAGAATCCGTACGCCTTGGTTTACAAGATGATGCGCCAAgttcttgaagaagaatacgTTCAACGGCAGGCCGCAAATCTTCCTCACTACACTGTCGGCATGATCATCACTTGTGATAGAAGAAATGTCGACCAGCGGCGCTACAACTGCCCGACGGCCCACGAGATAGCAGTAGTATTCAAAAGCTCTGATGGAGCTCCGCCATCCAACAGAGATATTCGTGGCCATCTCTATATTCCCGTCAGAGGCCGACGTTTCATCCAGATTAACACACAGAAGCCCATGTGTGATCCGATGTGTTATCCTCTGCTATTCCCCAACGGTGAAGATGGTTGGCATGCTCACATGAATTATAACACCACCAGTCGGAGGGAAAGAGATGAAGCAGCAGCAATGGCAATGATTGTTGATGAGGATGAAGAGGAGCAGATTGATCCCCTGTGGCCCAACCCCAGAGTGTTAATTCGTGAAGAAGTCGCCGCAGCAGATGGCAATGTTGAGATTGAAAATGAGCGAAATGTAGAACCGGAACCAGCCGAAGCAGACGAGAACGATGATCAACAACCAAACAGGAACAGAGGCCCACGCTCAAGAGTGACGCAAGCCGAGTTCTACAGTTCAATCATGTCAATCCGCGGTGATTTCAATATCGTTTTGTCCGGGGGTGCCCTCACTCAGCAATATTTTGTCGATTCTTACGTCAAGACCGAGGGGAATCGCATAGATTGGCTCAGAAAACACCAGACAGAGCTGCATGTTGAGCGCTACTGCGGTCTGATGGATTACATCAACAATCGagcggaaagagaaaatgtggaAGTTGGCACTATCTACATTCTCCCTTCGTCCTTCATTGGCAGTCCTCGAGCCATGAAGCAAAATTATCAAGACGCGATGGCAATTGTTGCCAAATTTGGaaaaccaactttttttttaacgtttacTTGCAATCCCAAGTGGAGAGAAATTACGGCAAATATTGCGAACTATCAGACAGCTTCTGATCGTCCCGATATGGTCGCACGAGTCTTccacttgaagaaaaaagagttggtcgACGACATCGAGAAAAAGCAAGTTTTGGGTTTCGCCACAGCTCATATCGAAGTCATCGAATTTCAAAAACGCGGTCTTCCTCATTGCCACATGCTGATCTGGATCGATAAGAGAGATGCCCCTTTATCACCAGAAGATATGGACAAGACCATTTGTGCGGAAATTCCCGACAAGTCCCTCCATCCAAGACTCTACGCCGCTGTTATGGCTCACATGATCCACGGCCCGTGTGGAGCCATCAACAAAAAGTCTCCTTGCATGGATGTTGAAGGGTGCACCAAAAAGTTTCCGAAAGATTTCATCGCAGGAACCATCATCAACGACAACGGCTATCCGACTTATAGAAGAAGAGACACTGGAGTTAAACATCCGTTGAAAAGAGGGAATGTCGTCTATGAAGTAGACAACAGATGGGTTGTGCCTTATAACCCTTGGTTGCTGCTGAAATATGACTGTCACATAAACCTCGAATCCTGCGCTTCACTCACcagtgtcaaatacatctttaAGTACGTGTACAAAGGCCATGACAGCGGAAACATTGAGACAAAAAAGGGAACGCATCAGCAAGTTGAAGGTGAAGATGAGCCGACATTCGTGTGGGACGAAATCACTACTTTTTTGGACACGCGTTACGTCAGCGCACCAGAAGCCGCCTGGAGAATCAATAAGTTTCCCCTCAGCAATCGTTCCCATGTCATCTTCCGACTTGCCGTACATCTTCCATTGGAACAGTCCGTCTTTTTTCACCCGGGCAACGAGGAACAAGCAGTCGCCAACGCCGCTTTGAAAGAAACGACTTTAACTGCTTTTTTCATCTTGAACCGGGATAATGAAGAAGCGAGGCAGTATTTTTACAGAGAGATTGTCAACCATTTTGCTTTCGTCAAGGTTGGTGGCCGTAATTTCTGGAAGCGACGAGTTCAAAATCTCAAAATCATTGGCCGATTGTACACGGTGAGTGTCCGTCAAATTGAGCGATTCTGCCTGCGCTTGCTCCTCATTAACGTCAAAGGACCGACCAGTTTTGAAAATCTTCGAACAGTCAACGGTGTAATTTTACCGACGTTTAAAGCAGCCGCCGCTGCCTTAAATTTGTTGGAAGATGACAGCGTTTGGGAGAGGACACTGGACGATGCGGCCGCCTTTGAAATGCCAGAACGATTGCGACagctttttgttgacatttgtcTGTTTTGCAATCCCACGGATGCTCTTTATCTCTTTGAGCGATCTTTGCCTCAGCTAATGGAAGATTTTATTCGTAATGGTCACGACGCCGAAATAGCAAAAAACTtgactttgaaatttattcaagACAAGCTACTTCTCAACAATCAAACGATGGAAAATCTCTCATTGCCTGTTCCTGATTTTCAGCTTATTCATCGTCTTATCGCGGCTCAACTCGAAGAAAATGCTGAAATTACtatgagagagaagagaagattgGGTGAATTGATGGTTAGTCAGTTGAACGAAGGTCAACGGGCTGCCTTCGATCAAGTCATGGCTGCCGTCAACGATACTGAAAATGCAATTCCGCATCAGTATTTCTTGGATGGCCCTGGAGGAACGGGGAAGACGTTCCTGTACAACACTCTCATCACCGTACTGCAGGGACAAGGGAAAACAGTGATCGCCGTTGCGTCTACCGGCATCGCTTCTACGTTGTTGATTGACGGCACAACGTATCATTCCCAATTCAAGATTTACCCTCCAATTACTgaagcgaccagatcaaaaATCGAAGATGGTAGCTTCCTCGCCCATTTGATCAGAAGTGCAGTTCTCATCATTTCTGACGAAGCCACCATGAAGACAAATCACGCCCTTAGTGCTTTCAATTTCCTGTTCCAAAAGTTGCACAAGAACAATCTTCCTCACGGTGGTAAAGTGCTCCTTCTTGGTGGCGATTTTCGTCAGTGTTTACCGGTCGTCCGACACGGAAACAGGGTGACAGTGCTGGAAGTCACTATCCGAAACAATGACACTTGGCCTCAGTTTCGACAACTTCGTCTGACTCAAAATATGCGTACCGTGGCCGGCAGTCAAGACTACGCCGATTGGCTCATTCAGCTTGGAAACGGAACTCTACCGACGCATCCAAAATTGAACATCCCCGATATGATTGAAATTCctaaagaatttttcaattataacCGGAGTTTAGTCGAGCACGTCTTTGGTGATCCTGCTCAACTGTTAGATCCCGTCGTATCTCAAAAAATATGCAGTCGCGCTATTCTTTGTCCGAAAAACGGCGATTGCTTACGAATCAACAATCAGATCATCAAAGACATGCCCGGTACGCTTCATGAGTACAGAAGCATCGATACCATCGACTCTGACGACcctgaagaaatttcaaattacccAACCGAAGTTCTCAACTCCTTTGACGTCTCCGGAATTCCCACCCATTTGCTGAAAATGAAAGTGGGAGCCGTCATCATTCTTCTGAAGAATATCGATTCGCGTCAGGGACTTTGCAATGGGACCCGGCTCATCATCAGGGCGCTTAGAGAAAATCTGATCGTTGCAGAAATTGCTGCTGGAAAAAACAAGGGGCACATCGTCTACATCCCGCGGATGATGATGTCCCCAACTGATTCGGATCTTCCAGTCATCCTCAAGAGGCTCCAGTTTCCCGTTTTGTTGGCGTTTGCGATGACCATCACAAAGTCACAGGGCCAAACGTTTGATCGGGTCGGAATATTACTTCCAGAACCCGTCTTCAGTCATGGCCAGCTGTATGTGGCCTTCTCCAGAGCTACATCGAAAGAcg GAGTCCGAGTCGAGATTGCTGAGTCTGGGAAGCAAGGCAAGCTTCTCAAAAATCATCCGACAGCcaccgaagaagaaaagaaaaaggtgttTACTTTAAATGTTGtctttaaggaagttttattGTAA